The Pelobates fuscus isolate aPelFus1 chromosome 2, aPelFus1.pri, whole genome shotgun sequence genome has a segment encoding these proteins:
- the SUCNR1 gene encoding succinate receptor 1: MNVNESSDCPPVDNLLEKYYLSTAYTCEFVFGIIGNGIVIFGYIFCMNNWSSGSIYLFNLCLSDFAFLCTLPLLVESYANETWRYGSVLCQSNRYLLHANLYTSILFLTFISIDRYMLMQHPFREHRLQRRSTAIFISIAIWIVVMLEISPILIFIDTDNNRQCLSYGSSGNASQSLIFSICLTVTGFVIPLCVMCIFYFKIIHFLRNRNDQIATSFSIEKPLTLVTMAVVVFSVLFTPYHIMRNVRLASRAYSWELSGCCHMIINSVYIITRPLAFLNSVINPIFYFLMGDHFRELLLARIQHLLRTIKSRCPLTP; this comes from the exons ATG AATGTGAATGAGAGCTCAGACTGTCCACCAGTTGATAACCTACTTGAGAAATATTATTTATCCACTGCTTATACCTGTGAATTTGTTTTTGGCATCATCGGAAATGGAATTGTCATTTTTGGATATATATTCTGCATGAACAACTGGTCTAGTGGAAGCATATACCTCTTCAACCTATGCTTATCAGACTTTGCCTTTCTTTGTACTCTTCCTCTTTTGGTTGAAAGTTATGCCAATGAAACCTGGAGATATGGCAGTGTTCTATGCCAGAGTAACAGGTACTTACTCCATGCCAACCTCTACACCAGCATACTTTTCCTTACATTCATCAGTATTGATCGATACATGCTGATGCAGCACCCGTTCCGAGAACACAGGCTGCAAAGGAGGAGCACGGCTATTTTCATATCTATTGCCATATGGATTGTGGTTATGCTTGAAATCTCCCCAATACTTATTTTCATTGACACGGACAATAACAGACAGTGTCTGAGCTATGGAAGCTCTGGGAATGCTTCGCAAAGTCTCATTTTCAGTATTTGTCTTACCGTCACTGGTTTTGTAATCCCTTTGTGCGTTATGTGCATTTTTTACTTTAAGATAATTCACTTTTTAAGAAACAGAAATGATCAAATTGCCACATCATTTTCTATTGAAAAACCACTCACGCTGGTCACCATGGCTGTAGTAGTATTTTCTGTCCTCTTCACACCTTACCACATAATGAGAAATGTAAGGCTTGCATCACGAGCATATTCTTGGGAGCTCAGTGGCTGCTGTCATATGATAATTAATTCAGTATATATTATAACAAGACCTTTAGCTTTCTTAAACAGCGTAATTAAcccaatcttttattttttaatgggaGACCATTTTAGAGAGTTGTTATTAGCCAGGATTCAGCATTTACTTAGGACTATTAAATCTcgatgtcctttaaccccttaa